In Anaerolineales bacterium, the following proteins share a genomic window:
- a CDS encoding Zn-ribbon domain-containing OB-fold protein, translating to MEIPRHWRLKKQRYGLVGEVCPHCDHKIFPPRDVCPNCGDEAKDLYTFSGKGEVYSFTTVYEAPAGYDANTPYTVALVKLEEGPMLTAQLTDVDNNAVEIGMPVEMVTRKMRNDGDERGLIVYGYKFRPAWNMQNQA from the coding sequence ATGGAAATCCCAAGACATTGGAGACTTAAGAAGCAACGCTATGGGCTGGTTGGGGAGGTTTGCCCGCATTGCGATCACAAGATCTTCCCCCCACGCGACGTCTGCCCAAACTGCGGCGATGAAGCCAAAGATTTATATACGTTTAGCGGCAAGGGTGAAGTGTATTCGTTTACGACCGTTTATGAAGCCCCGGCAGGTTATGATGCCAACACGCCTTACACCGTCGCCCTTGTAAAACTTGAAGAGGGCCCTATGCTCACCGCGCAGTTAACCGACGTAGACAACAACGCTGTCGAAATCGGTATGCCCGTCGAGATGGTCACCCGCAAGATGAGAAACGATGGGGATGAGAGAGGGTTGATCGTGTACGGGTATAAATTTCGACCCGCCTGGAATATGCAAAATCAAGCATAG
- a CDS encoding DUF6326 family protein, whose protein sequence is MNTSTTPTKKFDTKALLSTLWIVVMINMLKADILSLFIPGAAEEVAKTAASTGASIPQLMLVGAVMGNLSIAMIILSRVLKYGINRWVNIVVGIVTIAYIWGGGVSYPHYIFIASVETICLLLIIGFAWTWRNLEA, encoded by the coding sequence ATGAATACAAGCACAACCCCTACGAAAAAGTTCGACACAAAAGCCCTGCTCTCCACCCTGTGGATCGTAGTCATGATCAACATGCTGAAAGCGGACATCCTCTCGCTCTTCATCCCCGGCGCGGCGGAAGAAGTGGCGAAGACCGCTGCCAGCACGGGCGCTTCCATTCCGCAACTGATGCTGGTCGGCGCGGTGATGGGGAATCTCTCCATCGCCATGATCATCCTATCCCGCGTGTTGAAATACGGAATCAATCGCTGGGTCAATATCGTTGTGGGCATCGTCACCATCGCCTATATCTGGGGTGGCGGGGTGTCCTATCCACATTACATCTTCATCGCTAGCGTCGAGACCATTTGTCTTCTGCTCATCATCGGCTTTGCATGGACCTGGCGCAACCTTGAAGCCTGA
- a CDS encoding DUF4386 domain-containing protein, with product MNTNENDVLNSPKRLARIAGVLYLVVAIFAGYAFNVFTRLYAAGDAAATAANVIASAGIVRLAVVADLIQVTAWVFLALTLYRLLQHVHPGAAFAMVTLVAIGAGIACFNNVFAFEGMRVVTDGSYAAVFGVGGTNALVLMLLDTQHYGVAIVSLFYGLWLIPLGYLVYKSGMFPKALGVALISVCVCYHVKLLAAFLAPDLWTAFQGYVSIPIWVFELWMVLYLLIIGVRTVKPDLNKPAVA from the coding sequence ATGAATACTAACGAAAATGATGTCTTGAACTCACCGAAGCGCCTCGCGAGAATCGCCGGTGTTCTCTATCTGGTCGTCGCCATCTTTGCCGGCTATGCCTTCAATGTGTTCACCAGGTTGTATGCCGCTGGCGACGCGGCGGCTACAGCCGCAAATGTCATTGCAAGCGCGGGGATTGTTCGCCTGGCTGTTGTCGCCGATTTGATCCAGGTGACAGCCTGGGTGTTTCTTGCCCTCACGCTCTATCGTCTGCTCCAGCACGTTCATCCCGGCGCTGCGTTTGCAATGGTTACCCTGGTTGCAATCGGGGCTGGCATTGCCTGTTTCAACAATGTCTTTGCGTTCGAGGGGATGCGGGTCGTGACCGATGGGTCTTATGCGGCAGTTTTTGGCGTCGGAGGAACAAATGCCCTGGTGTTGATGCTGCTCGATACCCAGCACTATGGGGTAGCCATCGTGTCACTCTTCTATGGCCTGTGGCTGATTCCGTTGGGGTATCTTGTTTACAAGTCAGGCATGTTCCCGAAGGCGCTAGGTGTGGCGCTCATCTCGGTATGTGTCTGCTACCACGTGAAATTGCTCGCGGCTTTCCTGGCTCCCGACCTGTGGACAGCATTCCAGGGCTACGTCAGCATTCCGATCTGGGTCTTCGAACTCTGGATGGTACTGTATCTGCTCATCATCGGCGTGAGGACTGTAAAGCCAGACCTGAACAAACCCGCCGTGGCGTAA
- a CDS encoding LuxR C-terminal-related transcriptional regulator, with amino-acid sequence MTVPLLATKLYIPPPRSGMVSRPRLIKRLDEGIHRKLSLVCAPAGFGKTTLVSEWIAGCGRPVAWLSLDKGDNDPARFLAYLVTALQRIKPGIGEGLLATLQSPQPLQIETILTTLLNEISAIAEDFLLVLDDYHAIDSQSVDQALSFLVERQPPQMHLVIATREDPSLPLARLRARNQLNELRAADLRFTPTEAAEFLNQVMRLNLSAEDIAALESRTEGWIAGLQMAALSMQGITDTAGFIQSFTGSHHFVLDYLMEEVLQRQSESVQAFLLRTSILDRMCGDLCDTVLLDTSVPGQETLEYLEHANLFIVPLDSERRWYRYHHLFTDLLRKRLGQNLSAEGIAELHIRASEWHENNNLLLDAFRHAAGANDIERAERLVIIKGGRMPLYSLPVVTAILDWLDSLPNIVLDARPWLWVRSATSMLMAGQVAGVEEKLQAAEKAMQHFDLDDKTRDLVGQIAAIRATLAFVRYEPESTILQARRALEYLHPDNLPYRSRATWALGTAHHLLGKRAAARQFYTEAIRLASGHTYYTLLASAHLGQIQEIDNQLYQAAETYNRSLKLFIDQDPPNASEEYIGLARICYEWNDLDAAEQYGKQSLQLARQYDSVVDRYIICEVFLARLKLARGDVAGAIAMLAEAEQSVRQRNFVQRIPEVVATQVSTLLRQGDIATAARLAQSHNLPISQARVLLAQGDASAALAIIEPFRQQMEEKGWQDERLKTMVLQAVAFHVHREQDKAVQLLGDALALAEPGGFIRLFVDEGEPMAQLLSEAAKRGIMPGYVSKLLAAFEAEKRKSDDQPDLSPARRLIEPLSERELEVLKLLRSELNGPEIAERLIVSLNTLRTHTKNIFNKLGVNNRRSAVRRAEELHLF; translated from the coding sequence ATGACTGTGCCACTCCTGGCTACAAAGCTATACATCCCCCCGCCGCGGTCCGGCATGGTTTCGCGTCCGCGCTTGATCAAGCGGTTGGACGAGGGGATACATCGAAAATTGTCTCTTGTCTGCGCTCCCGCTGGTTTTGGCAAAACCACTCTGGTCAGCGAATGGATTGCTGGTTGCGGACGGCCTGTTGCGTGGTTGTCTCTGGACAAAGGGGATAATGATCCAGCGCGGTTTCTAGCTTATCTCGTCACCGCCCTGCAAAGGATCAAGCCAGGAATTGGTGAGGGGTTGTTGGCGACGCTCCAATCTCCCCAGCCCCTGCAAATCGAAACGATTTTGACTACCCTGCTCAACGAAATTTCCGCCATCGCGGAGGACTTTCTTCTTGTCCTTGATGATTATCACGCAATTGATTCTCAATCGGTTGATCAAGCTCTGAGCTTTCTTGTTGAGCGCCAGCCGCCACAAATGCATTTGGTCATCGCCACACGTGAAGACCCGTCGCTTCCTCTTGCCCGCTTGCGCGCCCGCAACCAACTGAATGAACTGCGCGCCGCCGACTTGCGATTTACTCCCACCGAAGCCGCCGAATTTTTGAATCAGGTAATGAGGCTGAATCTCTCAGCGGAAGATATCGCCGCGCTGGAGTCCCGCACCGAAGGCTGGATCGCCGGTTTGCAAATGGCCGCCCTTTCCATGCAAGGGATCACGGACACAGCTGGTTTCATTCAATCCTTTACCGGCAGTCACCATTTCGTTCTTGATTATCTGATGGAAGAAGTTCTGCAACGGCAGTCCGAAAGCGTTCAGGCATTCCTGTTGCGTACATCCATCCTTGACCGCATGTGCGGAGATCTTTGCGATACTGTGCTACTCGATACATCCGTTCCTGGTCAAGAAACTCTAGAATATCTCGAACATGCGAACCTGTTCATCGTTCCGCTCGATAGCGAGAGACGCTGGTATCGCTATCACCATCTTTTTACCGATTTGTTGCGCAAACGACTTGGGCAAAACCTATCCGCTGAAGGGATCGCCGAACTGCATATCCGCGCCAGCGAATGGCACGAAAACAACAATCTGCTGCTTGATGCCTTCCGTCATGCGGCTGGGGCTAATGATATTGAGCGCGCCGAGCGGTTGGTTATTATTAAAGGGGGGAGGATGCCTCTATATTCACTCCCCGTGGTGACCGCCATACTCGACTGGTTGGATTCGCTGCCAAATATCGTACTGGATGCCAGGCCATGGTTGTGGGTTAGATCTGCCACATCAATGCTAATGGCGGGACAGGTAGCTGGCGTCGAAGAGAAACTACAAGCGGCTGAAAAAGCCATGCAACATTTCGATCTCGACGACAAGACCCGCGACCTGGTTGGGCAAATTGCCGCTATACGAGCCACGCTGGCGTTCGTCCGCTATGAGCCGGAATCCACAATCCTTCAGGCGCGCCGCGCCTTGGAATACCTGCATCCCGATAACCTGCCTTACCGCAGCAGGGCCACCTGGGCGCTGGGGACTGCGCATCATCTTCTGGGGAAGCGCGCCGCGGCACGTCAGTTTTATACCGAAGCCATCCGGCTGGCATCCGGCCATACCTACTATACCTTGCTGGCTTCGGCCCACCTGGGCCAAATACAGGAAATAGATAATCAGCTTTATCAGGCAGCCGAAACCTATAACCGCTCCCTGAAGCTGTTTATCGACCAGGATCCCCCGAACGCCAGCGAAGAGTATATTGGGCTGGCTCGCATATGCTACGAATGGAACGATCTAGATGCCGCTGAGCAGTATGGAAAACAGAGCCTTCAACTGGCGCGGCAGTATGATAGCGTCGTTGACAGATACATTATCTGTGAGGTGTTCCTGGCCCGCCTGAAACTTGCCCGGGGAGATGTGGCTGGCGCGATTGCAATGTTAGCGGAAGCCGAACAGTCCGTGCGCCAGCGTAACTTTGTGCAACGCATCCCTGAAGTTGTTGCCACGCAAGTAAGTACGTTACTCCGACAAGGCGACATCGCGACAGCCGCGCGTCTCGCGCAGTCCCACAATCTTCCCATCAGTCAGGCCCGTGTGCTCCTTGCCCAGGGAGACGCGTCCGCCGCGCTCGCAATCATCGAACCGTTTCGTCAACAAATGGAAGAGAAGGGCTGGCAGGACGAACGGCTCAAAACGATGGTTTTACAGGCAGTCGCGTTTCATGTGCACAGGGAACAGGATAAAGCGGTGCAATTGTTGGGCGATGCGCTGGCTCTCGCGGAGCCGGGCGGTTTCATCCGTCTCTTTGTGGATGAGGGTGAGCCAATGGCTCAACTATTATCCGAAGCGGCCAAGCGAGGAATTATGCCGGGCTATGTGAGTAAGTTGCTGGCTGCATTTGAAGCTGAGAAGCGGAAAAGTGACGACCAGCCTGATCTGTCCCCTGCCAGGCGCCTGATCGAACCATTGAGCGAGCGCGAGCTGGAAGTTCTAAAACTTCTCCGCAGCGAATTGAACGGACCCGAAATTGCCGAACGGTTGATCGTATCGCTCAACACCTTGCGCACCCACACTAAAAATATTTTCAACAAACTGGGGGTCAACAACAGGCGGTCAGCCGTCCGCCGCGCCGAAGAACTCCATCTGTTTTAG
- a CDS encoding DUF4386 family protein: protein MKTLQKAGGISALYMAVAYIAAMPYFLVVVNYPAVVDPTEKVILLRDNYTSMFAMHVIVYEFVAIGLIVLGLALYHRLKVGTPVIAQIATAIVLIWACLLLASSMVFNYGMKSAVELYATDPSQAVWTWQALETVAQGLGGAGGEFLGGLWLLLVSWAAYQTNALPKQLNWLGFVIAFAGLSSVVPTLEDAGIVFGLLHIIWFVRLGIVMLKTSHSLSSRPLNLDIEGKGLA, encoded by the coding sequence ATGAAAACCTTGCAAAAAGCCGGCGGCATCTCTGCCCTGTATATGGCTGTAGCCTACATTGCGGCAATGCCCTACTTCCTTGTGGTAGTCAACTATCCGGCCGTCGTTGATCCCACCGAGAAGGTCATTTTACTCAGGGACAATTACACGAGCATGTTCGCGATGCACGTCATCGTTTATGAGTTCGTGGCAATCGGTTTGATCGTATTGGGATTAGCTCTTTACCATCGCTTGAAAGTCGGCACACCAGTGATAGCCCAAATTGCGACTGCCATCGTCCTCATCTGGGCCTGCCTTCTTTTGGCAAGCAGTATGGTGTTCAACTACGGCATGAAATCGGCTGTTGAATTGTACGCCACTGATCCGTCTCAAGCAGTGTGGACCTGGCAAGCGCTTGAGACGGTAGCCCAGGGGCTGGGTGGGGCCGGTGGCGAGTTTCTGGGCGGGTTGTGGCTCTTGTTAGTGAGCTGGGCCGCTTATCAAACGAATGCGCTTCCCAAACAACTCAACTGGCTCGGATTTGTGATTGCGTTCGCAGGTCTCAGTTCCGTTGTACCCACGCTCGAAGACGCAGGCATCGTCTTTGGACTCCTCCATATCATCTGGTTCGTCAGGTTGGGGATTGTCATGTTGAAAACCAGCCATAGCTTAAGCAGTCGGCCATTGAATTTGGATATCGAAGGAAAAGGGTTGGCGTGA